One Streptomyces sp. NBC_01237 genomic region harbors:
- a CDS encoding nitroreductase family protein, producing MPENTTEAPQRWTPVHGDPYRSVPYRPERMPVEESLDRAARLRHRMDGRRTVRRFSTDPVPEQVLRDAVACAATAPSGAHQQPWTFVLVKDPEVRRRIREAAEHEEKISYDGRLGEEWLAALRPLGTDAVKAHMTDAPGLIVVFQQRYWLGEDGTKRKHYYVDESVGIAVGMLLSALHLSGLSALIHTPSPMRFLREVLDRPENEKAFAVIPVGYPAEDCEVPDLVRKSLDQVMVEI from the coding sequence ATGCCCGAGAACACGACTGAAGCACCCCAGCGGTGGACCCCGGTCCACGGCGACCCGTACCGATCGGTCCCCTACCGCCCCGAGCGGATGCCCGTCGAGGAGTCCCTGGACCGGGCCGCCCGACTGCGGCACCGGATGGACGGACGCAGGACCGTACGCCGGTTCTCCACCGACCCGGTGCCCGAGCAGGTGCTGCGGGACGCCGTCGCCTGCGCGGCGACCGCACCTTCCGGAGCCCATCAGCAGCCGTGGACCTTCGTCCTGGTCAAGGACCCCGAGGTGCGGCGCCGCATCCGGGAGGCGGCCGAGCACGAGGAGAAGATCAGCTACGACGGCAGGCTCGGCGAGGAGTGGCTGGCGGCGCTGCGCCCGCTGGGCACCGACGCGGTGAAGGCCCATATGACGGACGCCCCGGGCCTGATCGTGGTGTTCCAGCAGCGGTACTGGCTGGGCGAGGACGGCACGAAGCGCAAGCACTACTACGTCGACGAGTCCGTCGGCATCGCGGTCGGCATGCTGCTGTCGGCCCTGCACCTGTCGGGGCTGTCGGCCCTGATCCACACCCCGAGCCCGATGCGCTTCCTGCGCGAGGTACTGGACCGGCCGGAGAACGAGAAGGCGTTCGCGGTGATCCCGGTGGGCTATCCGGCCGAGGACTGCGAGGTGCCGGACCTGGTCCGCAAGTCACTGGACCAGGTGATGGTGGAGATCTGA
- a CDS encoding proline dehydrogenase family protein, which yields MLGPVILAASRSDRMRRFVSAAPGTKQVVDRFIAGETVDQVVPIIQDAAGKGLEVTLDVVGEDITTAGQASAARDAYLELVGRLKELGLGTRAEMSVKLSMFGQALEGGHELALANVRPVVEAAAEIGTTVTLDAEDHTTLDSMFAIHEELRKDYPQTGCVIQSYLFRTEDDARRLAAAGSRVRIVKGAYKEPASVAYQDKAEIDRAYVRIVRILMEGEGYPMIGSHDPRLIAISQELARKAGRKLDEYEFQMLYGIRSEEHIRLAAEGHRMRVYTAYGTDWYGYFMRRLAEKPANLLFFARSIITKG from the coding sequence GTGCTGGGTCCCGTGATTCTCGCCGCGTCGCGCAGCGACCGCATGCGCCGGTTCGTCTCCGCCGCGCCCGGCACCAAGCAGGTCGTCGACCGCTTCATCGCCGGTGAGACCGTCGACCAGGTCGTTCCGATCATCCAGGACGCCGCGGGCAAGGGCCTTGAGGTCACCCTGGACGTCGTGGGCGAGGACATCACCACCGCCGGCCAGGCCTCCGCCGCCCGGGACGCGTACCTGGAGCTGGTCGGCCGCCTCAAGGAGCTGGGCCTGGGCACCCGGGCCGAGATGTCCGTGAAGCTGTCGATGTTCGGCCAGGCGCTGGAGGGCGGCCACGAGCTGGCGCTCGCCAACGTCCGCCCGGTCGTCGAGGCCGCCGCCGAGATCGGCACCACGGTCACGCTGGACGCCGAGGACCACACCACCCTCGACTCGATGTTCGCCATCCACGAGGAGCTGCGGAAGGACTACCCGCAGACCGGCTGTGTGATCCAGTCCTACCTGTTCCGCACCGAGGACGACGCCCGCCGCCTGGCCGCCGCCGGCAGCCGCGTCCGTATCGTGAAGGGCGCCTACAAGGAGCCCGCCTCCGTCGCGTACCAGGACAAGGCCGAGATCGACCGGGCGTACGTCCGCATCGTCAGGATCCTCATGGAGGGCGAGGGCTACCCGATGATCGGGTCCCACGACCCGCGGCTCATCGCCATCAGCCAGGAGCTCGCCCGCAAGGCCGGGCGCAAACTGGACGAGTACGAGTTCCAGATGCTGTACGGCATCCGCAGCGAGGAGCACATCCGGCTCGCGGCCGAGGGCCACCGGATGCGCGTCTACACGGCGTACGGCACCGACTGGTACGGATACTTCATGCGCCGCCTCGCGGAGAAGCCGGCCAACCTGCTGTTCTTCGCCCGCTCCATCATCACCAAGGGCTGA
- a CDS encoding S1 family peptidase, which produces MRRTTRARVGVSLLLVIGTLGLGATPSGAAPVPEPAPTALPAPTPAAYALDAALEQRLGAGSAGSYLDRRTGDLVVTVTTDRAAEQAGAAGATVRRVARSAAQLGAAMDTLEAEAKITGTSWGVDPRTNQVAVEADQSVSARDLARLEAVADRLDGAVRITRVPGVFHREVLGGGAIYGGGSRCSAAFNVTKGGARYFVTAGHCTNISANWSATSGGPVVGVREGTSFPTNDYGIVRYTDGSSPAGDVDLYNGGSQDISSAADAVVGQTLSKSGSTTKVTSGTVTAVNVTVNYGDGPVYNMVRTTACSAGGDSGGAHFAGSVALGIHSGSSGCTGTSGSAIHQPVKEALAAYGVTVY; this is translated from the coding sequence ATGAGACGCACCACCCGTGCCCGCGTCGGCGTTTCCCTTCTGCTCGTCATCGGTACCCTCGGTCTCGGCGCAACTCCCTCCGGGGCGGCGCCCGTTCCGGAGCCCGCCCCCACCGCACTGCCCGCCCCCACCCCCGCCGCGTACGCCCTGGACGCCGCCCTGGAGCAGCGGCTCGGGGCCGGGAGCGCCGGCAGCTACCTCGACCGGAGGACCGGTGACCTCGTCGTCACCGTCACCACCGACCGTGCCGCCGAACAGGCCGGTGCCGCCGGGGCCACCGTGCGCCGGGTGGCGCGCAGCGCCGCGCAACTGGGCGCCGCGATGGACACCCTGGAGGCCGAGGCGAAGATCACCGGTACCTCCTGGGGCGTCGACCCCCGGACCAACCAGGTCGCCGTGGAGGCCGATCAGTCGGTCTCCGCGCGGGACCTGGCCCGGCTCGAAGCCGTCGCCGACCGGCTGGACGGTGCCGTACGCATCACCAGGGTGCCCGGCGTCTTCCACCGCGAGGTGCTGGGCGGCGGCGCCATCTACGGTGGCGGGAGCCGGTGTTCGGCCGCCTTCAACGTCACCAAGGGCGGCGCCCGTTACTTCGTCACCGCCGGGCACTGCACCAACATCTCCGCCAACTGGTCGGCCACCTCCGGAGGGCCGGTCGTCGGGGTCCGGGAGGGCACCAGCTTCCCGACCAACGACTACGGCATCGTCCGGTACACCGACGGCTCCTCGCCCGCCGGGGACGTCGACCTCTACAACGGCGGCTCCCAGGACATCAGCTCCGCCGCCGACGCCGTCGTGGGCCAGACCCTCAGCAAGAGCGGCTCCACCACCAAGGTGACCAGCGGCACCGTCACCGCCGTCAATGTCACCGTCAACTACGGCGACGGGCCCGTCTACAACATGGTCCGCACCACCGCCTGCTCCGCGGGCGGCGACAGCGGCGGCGCCCACTTCGCCGGCTCCGTCGCGCTCGGCATCCACTCGGGCAGCTCCGGCTGCACCGGCACCAGCGGTTCCGCCATCCACCAGCCGGTCAAGGAGGCCCTGGCCGCCTACGGCGTGACCGTGTACTGA
- the pruA gene encoding L-glutamate gamma-semialdehyde dehydrogenase: MDAVTQVPAPVNEPVRSYAPGSPERARLEVKLKELAENPIDLPMTIGGEKRMGGGERFDVVQPHNHQAVIGTFAGATEQDAQDAIDAALAAAPAWRAMAFDDRAAIILRAAELLSGPWRETLAASTMLGQSKTAQQAEIDTPCELVDFWRFNVHYARQILAEQPPANSPGVWNRMDHRPLEGFVYAITPFNFTAIAGNLPTAPALMGNVVVWKPSPTQTHAAVLLMQLLEEAGLPKGVINLVTGDGIAVSEVALNHRDLAGIHFTGSTPTFQHLWKTVGNNIANYRTYPRLVGETGGKDFVVAHPSADRAVLKTALTRGSFEYQGQKCSASSRAYVPASIWNSGFQEEFAAEVDGIRMGDVTDLTNFIGAVIDERSFAKNKAAIDRAKSDPTCTVVAGGTYDDSVGYFVRPTVIVCTDPANEVFTTEYFGPILAIHVYEDEKYDAMLEQMESASDYALTGAVISNDRAAAAYTMEKLRYAAGNFYINDKSTGAVVGQQPFGGGRASGTNDKAGAPQNLQRWTLTRAIKETLVPPTDYTYPHQG; this comes from the coding sequence ATGGACGCTGTGACCCAGGTCCCCGCGCCGGTCAACGAGCCGGTCCGCTCCTACGCCCCGGGCTCCCCGGAGCGCGCCCGCCTCGAAGTGAAGCTCAAGGAGCTCGCCGAGAACCCGATCGACCTGCCGATGACCATCGGCGGCGAGAAGCGGATGGGTGGCGGCGAGCGCTTCGACGTCGTGCAGCCGCACAACCACCAGGCCGTCATCGGTACGTTCGCCGGGGCCACCGAGCAGGACGCGCAGGACGCGATCGACGCCGCGCTGGCCGCCGCCCCGGCGTGGCGCGCGATGGCGTTCGACGACCGCGCCGCGATCATCCTGCGCGCCGCCGAGCTGCTGTCGGGCCCCTGGCGCGAGACGCTGGCCGCCTCGACCATGCTCGGCCAGTCCAAGACCGCCCAGCAGGCCGAGATCGACACCCCCTGCGAGCTCGTCGACTTCTGGCGCTTCAACGTGCACTACGCGCGCCAGATCCTCGCCGAGCAGCCCCCGGCCAACTCGCCGGGCGTGTGGAACCGCATGGACCACCGCCCGCTGGAGGGCTTCGTCTACGCGATCACGCCGTTCAACTTCACGGCCATCGCGGGCAACCTCCCCACCGCCCCCGCCCTCATGGGCAACGTCGTGGTGTGGAAGCCGTCCCCGACGCAGACCCACGCCGCCGTGCTGCTGATGCAGCTGCTGGAGGAGGCCGGTCTGCCCAAGGGCGTCATCAACCTGGTGACCGGCGACGGCATCGCCGTCTCCGAGGTGGCCCTGAACCACCGGGACCTGGCCGGTATCCACTTCACCGGCTCGACCCCGACCTTCCAGCACCTGTGGAAGACGGTCGGCAACAACATCGCCAACTACCGGACGTACCCGCGTCTGGTCGGCGAGACCGGCGGCAAGGACTTCGTCGTCGCCCACCCCAGCGCCGACCGCGCCGTGCTGAAGACCGCGCTGACGCGTGGCTCCTTCGAGTACCAGGGCCAGAAGTGCTCGGCCTCCTCGCGGGCGTACGTCCCGGCCTCCATCTGGAACTCCGGTTTCCAGGAGGAGTTCGCGGCCGAGGTCGACGGCATCAGGATGGGTGACGTCACCGACCTGACGAACTTCATCGGCGCCGTCATCGACGAGCGTTCGTTCGCCAAGAACAAGGCCGCGATCGACCGCGCGAAGTCCGACCCGACGTGCACGGTCGTCGCGGGCGGCACGTACGACGACTCCGTCGGCTACTTCGTCCGCCCGACGGTCATCGTCTGCACCGACCCGGCCAACGAGGTCTTCACGACCGAGTACTTCGGCCCGATCCTCGCGATCCACGTGTACGAGGACGAGAAGTACGACGCCATGCTGGAGCAGATGGAGTCGGCCTCCGACTACGCGCTGACCGGTGCGGTCATCTCCAACGACCGTGCGGCGGCCGCGTACACGATGGAGAAGCTGCGGTACGCCGCGGGCAACTTCTACATCAACGACAAGTCGACCGGCGCCGTCGTCGGCCAGCAGCCCTTCGGCGGCGGCCGTGCCTCGGGCACCAACGACAAGGCCGGTGCCCCGCAGAACCTGCAGCGCTGGACGCTGACCCGCGCCATCAAGGAGACGCTGGTCCCGCCGACCGACTACACCTACCCCCACCAGGGCTGA